TCGAACCTGCAGATGGTGCTCTGGCTCAGGCAGCCCACGCCGGGGATCTTCAGGTTGGCCAGCGCCGCACCCACGTCCGCTTGCGTCACGCCCAGCTTGATGCGTCGCTGCTTGAAGCGCTCGGCGAACGACTCCAGCTCCCGGGGATCGGGCTCCGCGTCTCCGCCGCCCGCCGGCCCGCCGCCCACGACCACCcccgcggcggcggccgcggcggcggcggcggcgctcccCAGGGAGCCGTGCGAGGCCAGGCCGTGCGCGTGCATGTTCATGGACTGCGGGTGGTGcgggtgatgatgatggtggtggtggtgctgcaTGTGGTTGATGGCGCTCATGTGCGACGCCGTGGAACACACGTCCGAGCCGGTCATGGCGCCCAGGGAAAGGCCGGGCGTCAGGTGCTCGAGCAGGTCGCCCTCCAGGCCCTGCGCcggctggtggtggtggtggtggtgcgccgccgccgccgccgggtggtggtggtgcgaGGTGAGCACGGACGGGTGGTGCAGGTGCGCCGACGACGACGTGGGCGTGCACGTCATGCTGGTCATGGTGGTCATGGTGTGGTAGGTGGCGTCAGGCTTGAACGGGTGGCTCTTCTGGCTTGCGATGTCCACGGCGGCCAGCGCCTCCGCCCGCTGCAGGAGCGTCTCGTCGAAGCCGGCGAAGATGTTGCCCTGCAGCTGCCGGCGAAAGCGGGCACAAGCGCGCACGGTTAATAATCGCAACAGTTCCGTGCGCTCCGACCGCAAGTGGCTCGTTTCTGACGGCCCGtaattgaaagaaagaaagaaagaaagaaagaaagaaagaaagaaagaaagaaagaaagaaagaaagaaaaaaaagaagcgatTATTTAGTGACCAGGAGTGCATGGCTGGAAATAGAAATGCCTTGCAAATGACGCGTTCACTCCACTTAATTCATCCCTTGAGAGTGAAAAGAACTCTACGACAGATACCAGCAAAGTAAAAAAGGAAGATAATAATGCCACAATTCAATGAAATCGTCATCTCAGAACGAAGAAAAGTCAACAGAAAATCCGCATAGACAAACGCTTGAGTAATATTTGTAGGAAAGTGTGGAAAATGACCATCACTTGCCCCTACATTTTAATTGTCTTCACACGGTGACCGGAAGTGCGTGAACATTTAGCGACATGCTTCCGTAGTCATTTCcaatcatttgtttgtgtttttagcatcttttttgttgttgttacggATTCAATTTTGACATCACCATATCCAgtctttttcatgttttcatgTAGCTACACAGAGGCTGGAAGTGTCTAGAAACTGACCAATCAATTAATTCTAATGACGTGCCTATCATAACACTTCATtacaattataataataataataacaacagaaTCCATACATTTTGGTATGTGTCTGGGAAGTAACATAAATCAAGGAGTCCGTTTTGCTGTTAAGTGAAGGTAACTGAATTTACTCAGTGACCGTGAATAAAGTCAATTACATTCTTTAGTTCAAGTGTCATCGCGCCGAACGCCAGCCCGCCCGTATATGCTCATTTTGCCGTTTAATTGCATTTGCACGATGACACCGACTGTAAATTAAGAGTAATTTTTTTGTAGGCCAACTTTTTTGTAGCCCAATTTCTCGGGGAAATTCCACTCAACAAAACGCGTCCATATTTCTAAAGGCATTGGCTAGATTTATAGATGATTACATTTATTGGATGGATTTTTATTACAGTGTGATTTCAATTTGTATTTCAGcactgtttgaaaatgaagacCTCCAATTTGTTTTCGTTGTATGTAAAACCTGAGTCGGTCACAAACTGTCCAGTTGTGCACCAAAAGTGTTACTTCAAAACTGGTCTTTGCCGAATGTCGCATTTACCAATTCAAACCAAATTCATCCTGCAATTACTTTCCTCCTCACTCCAAAGAAATGAAACGGACATTTTcctcgtgtgcgtgcatgGCATGTTCCGCAAAGTGTGCCAGCAGCGTGGATAGACATTCATCTAAAATTAATCCTTACAACGggccccccacacacacacttcctttTGAATAATTTGTGCCTCTACAAATAAACGAGACAGGCGGGTATTGATCAATGATTCCTGAATATAAAATCATGCTGCtgtgtattttgtttggaATATTGACATTGGTGTGACGATACGTGCTTAAGTGTAAGAAATATGCACAATATATTAGGATTATTATTGGGACTATTTTAATTCGTTTAAAGTTGATTTATTCTTCCGTTTgagtgtgtcttttttttttttttttctcccacgcAGTGTTGGACTCACCGACGGCGTGGGCAAGCATGCCCGGCGGATGGCCTCGGAGCTGCTGTGCAGCGGCGTATACTTGGGTTCGTGCAGGATGGGGTGCATGCTGAACGGCTGCTTGCTGTTCATCGACATCATGATGAGGCAGGTgagggaggcaggcaggcaggcaggcaggcaggcagccacgcaggcaggcaggcaggcagccacgcaggcaggcaggcaggcagccacgcaggcaggcaggcaggcagctgTCCGTCGTCCACTTTTCACAAATatggaatgagaaaaaaataccacacacactttgaaaagttgtCAAACGTATTGAAAGGGGAGAAAAACGTCCTCCAATCCTCGCGTGTGCAACACTTGAGCGATGAAGACGAAACTTGGCCCCCCCTTCCAGATAGTTTTATAGGGAGAGCGCTCGGAAGAAAACACGCCCCTAGAAGGCtcctcagccaatcagagtgTGCGCGTCTGAGTTTAGCCACGCCCATTCGCGTGTCTCTTTTGTCGGTCTTGctgagagagcgagcgagcgagcgagagccAGGCCGGGTGGCCCGCTGCAAAAAATAATCTCGTCTTCAACgatacaaaatttaaaaaaaaatggaattccATCACACTCCCGAAGCGACACAgagtaaaatttaaaaaattcgTTATGGTGAGTATAAATCGTAAAACAACagaatgcaaaaacaaaaaaaaacgcggGTTCTGGCTCATTCATACTTGATATTAAATACATATGATAAAGACAATTGTCAAGAAACAATTGATTCCGGTCTCTCGACAGATTTGAATCATATCAACAGTAGTGACTGTATGTGTTgatttagaaaagaaaaaaaatgctcattttattttgcaacacTACCATTTTATTGATATTCGTAATATTGTACAACTAAATCAAATTGAGCTAACTGCTAAGCAAATTGTGCAAAAATGATTTAACTGTAGAGATTCAATCCACTGATAACAGTCGATTAATCACTAGATCCCCAATTAATAAACAATGTgacgacacacacacgctcagaGTTATTTATTCAGCTCGGGATTATTAATTGATGTGAGGCGTGCAGGAATTTCCTCCTGCTTGTCTGCGCGAACCACATTCACTTTCATGGCAATTAATGCATTAATTAATCATGCTTCATTTACTTTGCGGGTGTCGTGGAAGGGAGTgggggggacaaaaaaaaatcctaaatcAAACATACACACGCAGCGATAAAGATTGAATATAGACAAGTGACTCGCTCCTTGTGCTATTTGATAGGCAATTCATAAAAAGAATTCTGCTCATTTAACATTAACTGCTGGATGGAagcatttctctttttatttatttatttatttatttattgatttcattGTCATCTTTTAACTTTTATGAAggagaagttaaaaaaaaaaaggttatagTTTGGGTGCACAGGAAATGTCAGGAAAAGCTTACTAGAACATCTGAACTTTCTATTTGGCACATCACAAAAACCTGGTAATTGaacaagggtgtgtagacttttcatACCCACTATCGTTTCCGTGAATTTAATGTGTAGTGCACAATTAATGAACAAGACTAATAAGAGCAAAGATGGGAGATGTGtaattgaaaatatgaatacCATGAATAATTGAGCCTTTGACCTTTTAATATGTGCTGAACATCACATTTAAATGATTACTATCAAGTTGACAGGTTCCAATGTATGGAAATGTGACACATCAATGTCATTTCCAGTGTTTttccacttcttttttttacaacagttTCTATATTTGCAGGTGCCTAGTATCGATTTTTTATCATAAgtataataatgatgatgttgacattcttttgttgttgggaACAGGTTTGCAAGCAGtggcttgcaaaaaaaaaaaaaagagcaacacGGCACTGCGTAACCTGAGCGAGGTGGCCATTGTCCCCGATGC
The sequence above is drawn from the Syngnathus acus chromosome 14, fSynAcu1.2, whole genome shotgun sequence genome and encodes:
- the zgc:158291 gene encoding brain-specific homeobox/POU domain protein 3: MMSMNSKQPFSMHPILHEPKYTPLHSSSEAIRRACLPTPSLQGNIFAGFDETLLQRAEALAAVDIASQKSHPFKPDATYHTMTTMTSMTCTPTSSSAHLHHPSVLTSHHHHPAAAAAHHHHHHQPAQGLEGDLLEHLTPGLSLGAMTGSDVCSTASHMSAINHMQHHHHHHHHPHHPQSMNMHAHGLASHGSLGSAAAAAAAAAAGVVVGGGPAGGGDAEPDPRELESFAERFKQRRIKLGVTQADVGAALANLKIPGVGCLSQSTICRFESLTLSHNNMVALKPILEAWLEEAERAQREKMAKPEIFSGGDKKRKRTSIAAPEKRSLEAYFAVQPRPSSEKIAAIAEKLDLKKNVVRVWFCNQRQKQKRMKFSATH